In Cystobacter fuscus DSM 2262, a single window of DNA contains:
- a CDS encoding FMN-dependent NADH-azoreductase has translation MAELLHIDSSARPGGSDVTRHGSHTRRLTARFVARWRATRPRDGVIYRDVGLNPPTPVTGRWIHSAFKKPASREPWMRETLAESDVLVDELLAAEVIVAGVPMYNFGVPAQFKAYIDNIVRVGRTFGFDRTRQGDPYWPLLAEANKTLVVLSSRGDFGYGKGQRLEHMNHVEPSIRSAFGYIGITRSDSFSGLGRHARLLPTCLGGARAFFRPVDVELAA, from the coding sequence ATGGCCGAGCTGCTGCATATCGATTCGAGTGCCCGTCCAGGCGGGTCCGACGTCACCCGTCATGGCTCTCATACCCGCCGTCTGACGGCCCGGTTCGTGGCGCGCTGGCGTGCCACCCGCCCACGGGATGGAGTCATCTACCGGGATGTCGGGTTGAATCCGCCCACGCCGGTGACGGGCCGGTGGATCCACTCCGCCTTCAAGAAGCCGGCATCGCGCGAGCCCTGGATGCGCGAGACGCTCGCGGAGAGCGATGTGTTGGTGGACGAGTTGCTCGCCGCGGAGGTGATCGTCGCCGGCGTACCGATGTACAACTTCGGTGTCCCCGCGCAATTCAAGGCCTATATCGACAACATCGTCCGTGTGGGTCGCACGTTCGGCTTCGACCGCACACGGCAGGGTGACCCCTACTGGCCCCTGCTCGCGGAGGCAAACAAGACGCTCGTGGTGCTGAGTTCACGCGGCGATTTCGGTTATGGAAAGGGACAGCGACTCGAGCACATGAACCACGTGGAGCCGAGCATCCGGAGCGCCTTTGGATATATTGGCATCACCCGGTCTGACAGCTTCTCCGGCCTGGGGCGCCACGCTCGCCTTCTCCCCACCTGCTTGGGGGGAGCCCGAGCGTTCTTTCGGCCCGTGGATGTGGAGCTTGCAGCCTGA